In a genomic window of Gossypium arboreum isolate Shixiya-1 chromosome 7, ASM2569848v2, whole genome shotgun sequence:
- the LOC108489928 gene encoding uncharacterized protein LOC108489928, whose translation MYLRKAAVSLLRRVRLPSHSISTSVSPPKTSMATATPLPFPLSRKIQFPNQFGNGSSWSTTYADPPIWTILFIQAAIILGINVHPIFADDGSNETNTESEVQGVNISGLSKIEDGSVISNVHTSKWRIFTDNGRDYFLQGKLKEAEKFFLSAIQEAKEGFGERDPHVASACNNLAELYRVKKAFDKAEPLYLDAIRILEEAFGSEDIRVGVALHNLGQFYLVQRKLEAARVCYESALKIKGRVLGRGSADYADTMYHLGTVLFLQGRLNDSEVVIQDSIRVLEENGQGESMACIRRLRYLAQIYIKSNRISEAENIERKVLHIMELSKGWNSLDTVVAAEGLGLTLQSSGSLKEAQELLERCLDARKTLLPEDHIQIGANMLHIARVVMLNYNQLRGMHVSDAIAELDKAKGLLNNAIRIARKVISKSKTQNKKQGYGVSGETRRDGYAAVIVLLQSLNELGLLEINRQELQESGAKLSSTPEVKNAHFECISAYKELATERLIGDSTQVKAEYLSCLKHLSSLLDAKGTTEYRGTTLQELKDEIKRVEDDISQSWRHKS comes from the exons ATGTATCTACGTAAAGCTGCCGTTAGTTTGCTAAGGAGAGTTCGCCTCCCTTCTCATTCCATCTCCACTTCTGTTTCTCCTCCAAAAACTTCAATGGCTACCGCCACCCCGTTGCCGTTCCCTCTTTCCA GAAAAATCCAATTTCCCAATCAATTTGGTAATGGAAGTTCATGGAGTACGACTTATGCTGATCCTCCTATATGGACTATACTATTTATTCAAGCTG CTATAATTTTGGGGATAAATGTCCACCCCATTTTTGCTGACGATGGCTCAAATGAAACAAATACAGAGAGTGAAGTCCAAGGCGTTAACATTTCTGGATTAAGTAAAATTGAGGATGGCTCTGTTATATCCAATGTACACACATCTAAGTGGAGGATTTTTACAGATAATGGGAGGGATTATTTTCTGCAG GGAAAACTAAAGGAGGCAGAAAAGTTCTTCCTTTCTGCAATCCAGGAAGCTAAAGAAGGATTTGGGGAGAGAGATCCCCATGTTGCATCTGCATGCAACAATTTG GCAGAGCTTTACAGAGTTAAAAAGGCATTTGACAAGGCAGAACCTTTGTATTTAGATGCCATCCGCATATTAGAGGAGGCATTTGGCTCTGAAGATATACG TGTAGGAGTTGCCCTGCACAATCTCGGGCAGTTCTATCTTGTCCAGAGAAAGTTGGAGGCGGCTCGGGTGTGCTACGAG AGTGCTTTAAAG ATAAAGGGACGTGTTCTTGGACGTGGCAGCGCAGATTATGCGGATACAATGTATCACCTTGGAACG GTATTGTTTCTCCAAGGTAGACTAAATGACTCTGAGGTCGTTATTCAGGATTCTATCAGAGTACTAGAG GAAAATGGTCAGGGGGAGTCAATGGCATGCATCAGGAGATTACGATATCTAGCGCAG ATATACATAAAATCCAATCGTATTTCAGAAGCTGAAAATATAGAGAGAAAGGTCCTTCATATTATGGAATTATCTAAG GGATGGAACTCATTGGACACTGTAGTTGCTGCAGAAGGGTTGGGCTTAACATTACAATCATCTGGGAGCTTAAAAGAAGCACAAGAACTTCTTGAAAG GTGTCTTGATGCTCGGAAAACATTACTCCCTGAAGATCACATCCAG ATTGGAGCAAACATGCTTCACATTGCTAGGGTTGTAATGCTTAATTACAATCAACTTAGGGGGATGCATGTTTCTGATGCAATTGCTGAGCTTGACAAGGCAAAAGGTCTTTTAAACAATGCAATAAG GATAGCAAGGAAAGTTATTAGTAAATCGAAAACACAAAACAAGAAGCAAGGTTATGGAGTTTCTGGAGAAACTAGGCGAGATGGTTATGCAGCAGTGATCGTACTG TTGCAGTCGCTCAATGAACTAGGGCTTTTGGAGATCAACCGGCAAGAACTGCAGGAATCAGGG GCAAAGTTGTCATCCACTCCTGAGGTCAAAAATGCACATTTTGAATGCATTTCTGCCTACAAAGAG TTGGCAACTGAAAGGTTAATCGGTGATTCGACGCAAGTAAAGGCGGAGTATCTTTCTTGTTTGAAGCATCTTTCAAGCTTGTTAGATGCTAAAGGCACAACAGAATACAGAGGAACAACGTTGCAGGAGCTGAAGGATGAAATCAAGCGTGTAGAAGATGATATTTCGCAGTCGTGGAGGCATAAAAGCTAA